From one Candoia aspera isolate rCanAsp1 chromosome 17, rCanAsp1.hap2, whole genome shotgun sequence genomic stretch:
- the LOC134506813 gene encoding uncharacterized protein LOC134506813, whose protein sequence is MANEEKHPDSWPGGLYLKSPPYTLQFVLQTLHSGRELSETPAGSNHKLMIVTAGAISALTISLAGVLLAMFLGRTACIQRGPFGYLPQVNVQNEASLLLALSELDEQGLSPGITCDLRNHLMVYHGQPEGCVTRKMEPSELLPSCQELERFFQAVLKNATLGITTEVQLMGTGALGGLATLLCSNKPTYLVGSSTCKLHGEARLGKSSHGGTECSFPRTKPDLLFFSTIFFSSFSEAFSDQTYVGNASPSESSPATEEATR, encoded by the exons ATGGCAAACGAAGAGAAACACCCGGATTCCTGGCCAGGAGGACTGTACCTGAAGAGCCCTCCCTAT acTTTACAATTTGTTTTACAGACTCTCCATTCTGGTCGGGAGCTATCAGAGACCCCTGCAGGGTCGAACCACAAGTTGATGATTGTGACAGCGGGCGCCATCTCTGCTCTGACCATCAGCCTCGCTGGTGTCCTCTTGGCGATGTTCCTTGGGCGAACGGCTTGCATCCAG AGGGGCCCTTTTGGCTACCTGCCTCAAGTTAATGTCCAGAATGAGGCTTCCCTGCTTCTGGCTCTCAGCGAACTCGATGAACAGGGCCTGTCTCCCGGCATTACCTGCGATCTGAGAAAC CACTTGATGGTGTACCACGGCCAGCCAGAAGGCTGTGTGACCCGCAAAATGGAGCCCTCTGAATTGCTGCCTTCGTGCCAAGAACTGGAACGCTTTTTCCAAGCTGTCCTG AAGAACGCCACGCTGGGGATCACCACGGAGGTGCAGTTGATGGGGACTGGGGCCCTAGGAGGCCTTGCCACTTTGCTGTGCAGCAACAAGCCAACATACCTGGTTGGAAGCTCAACATGTAAGTTGCACGGAGAGGCCAGGCTGGGCAAAAGTAGCCACGGGGGAACAGAATGCTCCTTCCCTCGAACGAAGCCagatctccttttcttttcaaccATTTTTTTCAGCAGCTTTTCCGAGGCATTCAGCGACCAGACCTACGTAGGAAATGCGTCCCCCTCGGAATCTTCCCCCGCTACAGAAGAGGCCACAAGATGA